The Acidipropionibacterium virtanenii DNA segment ACCCCAGTCCTCGGCGGTCAGAGACTCGATCCTCCGCCGCAGGAACGTGATCGCCTCGTTCAGGTCCATCGGATCGACGATGAGGTGGTGCCGTCCGATCTGGGGCCCGTCGGTCGAGATGACTTCTGAGAGCCAGGCCGGGGTACAGATCAGAACGTCGAATGACTCCTCACCGGGCGCGTCGTCGGGGCCGATGATGAAC contains these protein-coding regions:
- a CDS encoding immunity 8 family protein, with the translated sequence MRPHVREVYSSDIDVDLYTPTDPHHDGQWIRFIIGPDDAPGEESFDVLICTPAWLSEVISTDGPQIGRHHLIVDPMDLNEAITFLRRRIESLTAEDWGGLAGRLSRIGHWEFEDYST